Proteins encoded within one genomic window of Novosphingobium sp. EMRT-2:
- a CDS encoding DsbA family protein, whose translation MKNTMHAGLAAIAALALLLSTGVALAAAPGRGNDDTQAANIRALLQNDPVVPTVAPRGADVTIVLFSDYQCPYCKQIHPVIQQLLREDRKVKVVYRDWPIFGAGSVEAARTAIAANYQGRHAAFNDAMMQTPGRITSQGVRAAADRAGIDWNRLQGDLAIHAKDIDAAITRTNLYATVMGLKGTPGILVGPYLIPGAVDIANLRRVVARARTNPTGA comes from the coding sequence ATGAAGAATACGATGCACGCCGGCCTTGCCGCAATCGCCGCGCTGGCGCTGCTCCTGTCGACCGGGGTCGCGCTGGCCGCAGCGCCCGGGCGCGGGAACGACGATACGCAGGCCGCCAACATCCGCGCCCTGTTGCAGAACGATCCGGTGGTACCGACCGTCGCGCCGCGCGGCGCGGACGTCACGATCGTGCTGTTCTCCGACTACCAGTGCCCCTACTGCAAGCAGATCCACCCGGTGATCCAGCAATTGCTCCGCGAAGACCGGAAAGTGAAGGTCGTCTATCGCGACTGGCCGATATTCGGGGCGGGATCGGTCGAAGCCGCCCGCACGGCGATCGCCGCGAACTATCAGGGCAGGCACGCTGCGTTCAACGATGCCATGATGCAGACGCCGGGGCGGATCACCTCGCAAGGCGTGCGCGCGGCAGCCGATCGGGCCGGGATCGACTGGAACAGGTTGCAGGGCGACCTTGCGATACACGCAAAGGATATCGACGCCGCCATCACGCGTACCAATCTCTATGCCACGGTGATGGGCCTCAAGGGTACGCCGGGCATCCTTGTCGGCCCCTATCTGATCCCCGGCGCGGTCGACATCGCGAACCTTCGGCGCGTGGTGGCCAGAGCGCGCACCAATCCGACGGGCGCGTGA
- a CDS encoding alpha/beta hydrolase has product MDWPINRRQVLLGSGMLLTNVPVQAAREALKIPQGAGQLSAEWLAAPSLPLWEGPPPGAPKLAPTKSATLDPTFITGVIRPEMRVFRPQKGNGRALLAIPGGAYNFVSSRNEGLDVARVFTGLGYTVFVLVYRLPGEGWADRWDVPLQDAQRAMRLIRSRAAHFGIDQSVAVVGFSAGGHLAASLITSGRQAVYDARDAADELDPVPSCAGLIYPVIAVTPPYTHALSAQTLLGPVPEPALIARRSPAQHIGADTPPTLLVHALDDAAVPYQNTTLFLDAMRGVGRPVEAHLFEEGGHGFGIGPANAPAGQWPALFHAFLGRHRG; this is encoded by the coding sequence ATGGACTGGCCGATCAACCGCAGGCAGGTGCTGCTTGGGAGTGGAATGTTGCTGACGAACGTGCCGGTGCAAGCCGCCAGGGAAGCCCTGAAGATCCCGCAGGGTGCGGGCCAGTTATCGGCCGAATGGCTGGCGGCGCCGTCACTGCCGCTTTGGGAAGGACCACCACCCGGCGCGCCGAAGCTGGCGCCGACGAAGTCCGCCACGCTTGATCCCACGTTCATCACCGGAGTGATCCGGCCCGAAATGCGGGTGTTCCGTCCGCAGAAAGGCAATGGTCGCGCCCTGCTGGCGATCCCGGGCGGTGCATACAATTTCGTGTCGAGCCGCAACGAGGGACTGGACGTTGCGCGGGTGTTCACGGGGCTGGGCTACACGGTGTTCGTGCTGGTCTATCGCTTGCCGGGCGAAGGCTGGGCCGATCGCTGGGACGTGCCGCTGCAGGATGCGCAGCGGGCCATGCGCCTCATCCGGTCGCGGGCGGCGCACTTCGGCATCGACCAATCCGTTGCCGTGGTGGGATTTTCCGCCGGCGGACATCTGGCGGCTTCGCTCATCACCAGCGGCAGGCAAGCGGTCTATGACGCGCGCGATGCCGCGGACGAGCTAGACCCGGTGCCGAGCTGCGCCGGCCTGATCTATCCCGTCATCGCCGTGACGCCGCCTTATACGCATGCGCTTTCCGCGCAGACACTGCTCGGCCCCGTGCCGGAGCCGGCCTTGATCGCCCGCCGCTCGCCTGCGCAGCATATCGGCGCCGATACGCCGCCGACATTGCTGGTTCACGCCCTCGATGACGCCGCGGTTCCCTATCAGAACACGACGCTGTTCCTGGATGCCATGCGGGGCGTGGGACGGCCGGTGGAAGCGCACCTGTTCGAGGAAGGCGGGCATGGCTTCGGCATCGGCCCCGCAAACGCGCCGGCGGGGCAATGGCCGGCCTTGTTCCATGCGTTTCTGGGCCGGCACAGGGGCTAA